A genomic stretch from Ooceraea biroi isolate clonal line C1 chromosome 3, Obir_v5.4, whole genome shotgun sequence includes:
- the LOC105277165 gene encoding brain tumor protein, whose amino-acid sequence MASPTPSLESRANSLGSPVSLSPVTVSGSSPPASDSAIYDVDSCDLCLDAKPGEGPCPRCRLGSTGSVRCTGCKSTAEADAVARCFDCANFLCPNCVMAHQFMLCFEGHRLSNLGNPKLETVGNGGGGGGGDGGGGGTINATTELPKSTSSGSGNSLVINSSGNGNSGGNGEKVHFCSRHKQEILKYFCRNCTVPVCKECTLSEHTAPLHDCAHISEVGTQQLEAMARTLQECRAKTVDARAVVKQADHHAARLQVQYHKAQNEINDTFQFYRSMLEERKQELLKELESVFSSKQISLSVVGQRANEMADKIQQTCDFVERVTKVTTVTDLLMVKKILDSKLQMLLNYNPTDINNQTVELEFVSNYQAIQVGVRNTFGYVRSSSSSDNSAGSIGKQPPIARPTALSSSGTSNVSNGPGSGAGSLGGLLLDRPYSNGLISSSMNCGSSSSPSSIDTISTVISKRFSSANSLGPFSTTISDVSLNGMNANPYEKWSNGGSDTYPVVTTNDHFAMPSAVAVAANAAPTDSVLDLTSKLMTATAIFPPKSQIKRQKMIYHCKFGEFGVMEGQFTEPSGVAVNAQNDIIVADTNNHRIQIFDKEGRFKFQFGECGKRDGQLLYPNRVAVVKTSGDIIVTERSPTHQIQIYNQYGQFVRKFGANILQHPRGVTVDSKGRIVVVECKVMRVIIFDQTGNVLQKFGCSKHLEFPNGVVVNDKQEIFISDNRAHCVKVFNYDGAYLRQIGGEGITNYPIGVGINSHGEILIADNHNNFNLTIFTQDGQLVSALESKVKHAQCFDVALMDDGSVVLASKDYRLYIYRYVQVPPIGM is encoded by the coding sequence ATGGCCTCGCCGACACCCTCGCtggaatcgcgcgcgaattcCCTCGGATCCCCGGTCTCGCTGTCCCCGGTAACAGTGAGCGGCAGTTCGCCGCCTGCTAGCGACTCGGCGATCTACGACGTCGACAGTTGCGACCTTTGCCTTGACGCAAAGCCGGGCGAGGGTCCGTGCCCGCGCTGTAGACTTGGTAGCACTGGTAGTGTTCGCTGTACCGGCTGCAAATCGACGGCTGAAGCCGACGCAGTGGCGCGTTGCTTCGACTGCGCCAACTTTCTCTGTCCGAATTGCGTGATGGCGCATCAGTTCATGCTCTGCTTCGAGGGCCATCGGCTTTCGAACCTGGGCAACCCCAAGCTAGAAACCGTCGGCAACGGTGGtggaggcggcggcggcgatggtggtggtggcggcacGATCAACGCGACTACTGAATTGCCGAAGAGCACTAGCAGTGGCAGTGGCAACAGCTTGGTGATCAACAGCAGCGGCAATGGTAACAGCGGCGGGAACGGTGAGAAAGTGCACTTCTGCTCGCGACACAAGCAAGAGATACTCAAATACTTCTGCCGCAATTGCACCGTGCCGGTCTGCAAAGAGTGCACGTTATCAGAACACACGGCGCCTCTGCACGACTGCGCCCATATCTCGGAAGTGGGCACGCAGCAACTGGAAGCGATGGCGCGCACTCTGCAAGAATGCCGTGCGAAGACTGTGGACGCACGTGCAGTCGTCAAACAAGCGGATCATCACGCGGCGCGCTTGCAAGTACAATACCACAAAGCACAGAACGAGATCAACGACACCTTCCAGTTCTACCGATCGATGTTGGAGGAGCGCAAGCAGGAACTCTTAAAGGAACTCGAGTCGGTGTTTTCGTCTAAGCAGATCTCCTTGAGTGTGGTCGGACAACGAGCCAACGAGATGGCGGATAAAATTCAGCAAACTTGCGACTTCGTTGAACGTGTAACCAAGGTCACTACTGTTACCGACTTGCTGATGGTGAAGAAGATTCTCGATTCAAAGCTGCAGATGCTCCTTAATTACAATCCAACGGATATTAACAACCAGACAGTGGAGTTGGAGTTCGTCAGCAACTATCAAGCTATACAAGTCGGGGTCAGAAACACTTTTGGTTACGTTCGAAGTAGCAGTAGCAGCGACAACAGCGCTGGCTCTATTGGCAAACAGCCACCGATCGCACGGCCCACCGCATTATCGAGCAGTGGTACCAGCAATGTCAGCAATGGACCAGGAAGCGGCGCGGGTTCTCTGGGCGGTCTCCTTCTAGATCGACCTTACAGTAACGGCCTGATTTCCTCTAGTATGAATTGcggctcgtcgtcgtcgccatcgTCAATCGATACTATCAGCACCGTGATCTCGAAACGCTTTAGCTCAGCGAACAGTCTCGGACCGTTCTCCACAACAATCAGCGATGTGAGTCTGAATGGCATGAACGCCAATCCATACGAAAAGTGGAGCAACGGCGGTAGTGACACATACCCTGTCGTCACGACGAATGATCATTTCGCGATGCCCTCTGCGGTAGCCGTGGCGGCAAACGCTGCACCTACGGACTCCGTACTGGATCTTACGTCGAAACTAATGACCGCTACTGCAATATTTCCACCAAAATCGCAGATCAAACGACAAAAGATGATCTACCATTGTAAGTTTGGTGAATTTGGCGTAATGGAAGGTCAGTTTACAGAACCTTCAGGTGTGGCGGTGAACGCGCAGAACGACATCATAGTGGCGGACACAAATAATCATCGTATTCAAATCTTTGACAAGGAAGGCAGGTTCAAGTTCCAATTTGGAGAATGCGGTAAGAGAGACGGGCAACTGTTATACCCTAATCGCGTTGCCGTTGTGAAGACATCCGGCGATATCATCGTCACGGAACGTTCGCCGACCCATCAGATACAGATTTACAACCAGTACGGTCAGTTCGTGCGAAAGTTTGGTGCGAACATCCTCCAGCACCCGCGCGGCGTCACCGTCGACTCGAAGGGACGTATCGTCGTGGTGGAATGCAAAGTGATGCGCGTCATTATCTTTGATCAGACTGGCAATGTACTGCAAAAGTTTGGCTGCTCGAAACACCTGGAGTTTCCGAACGGCGTGGTGGTAAACGACAAACAAGAGATCTTCATCAGCGACAATCGCGCTCATTGCGTTAAGGTTTTCAACTACGACGGAGCTTACTTACGACAAATTGGCGGCGAAGGCATTACCAACTATCCAATCGGCGTGGGTATCAACAGCCACGGCGAGATACTGATAGCGGACAATCACAACAACTTCAACTTGACCATTTTCACGCAGGACGGTCAGTTAGTATCCGCTCTCGAGAGCAAGGTCAAGCATGCGCAATGCTTCGATGTGGCACTGATGGACGACGGTTCAGTCGTATTAGCTAGTAAGGACTATCGGCTCTACATTTATCGCTACGTGCAAGTACCGCCGATCGGTATGTAG